One window of Oncorhynchus kisutch isolate 150728-3 linkage group LG25, Okis_V2, whole genome shotgun sequence genomic DNA carries:
- the LOC116357457 gene encoding acidic proline-rich protein PRP25-like, which yields MTAGVTCREEELVDRIEEGDIQYNAITQGRNPGAVQKPRDRADTQGPCRHPGTVQTPRDRAETQGPCRHPGTVQTPRDRAETQGPCRNPGTVQTPRDRADTQGPCRNPGTVQTPRGRADTQGPCRNPGTVQTPRDRAETQGPCRHPGTVQKPRDRADTQGPCRNPGTVQKPRDRADTQGPCRNPGTVQKHRDRADTQGPCRNPGTVQTPRDRADTQGPCRNPGTVQTPRERAETQGPCRHPGTVPTTFCSLVL from the exons atgactgccggtgtgacg TGTAGGGAGGAAGAGCTGGTGGACAGAATAGAAGAAGGAGATATACAATACAATGCAATAACCCAGGGCAGGAACCCAGGGGCCGTGCAGAAACCCAGGGACCGTGCAGACACCCAGGGACCGTGCAGACACCCAGGGACCGTGCAGACACCCAGGGACCGTGCAGAAACCCAGGGCCCGTGCAGACACCCAGGGACCGTGCAGACACCCAGGGACCGTGCAGAAACCCAGGGACCGTGCAGAAACCCAGGGACCGTGCAGACACCCAGGGACCGTGCAGACACCCAGGGACCGTGCAGAAACCCAGGGACCGTGCAGACACCCAGGGGACGTGCAGACACCCAGGGACCATGCAGAAACCCAGGGACCGTGCAGACACCCAGGGACCGTGCAGAAACCCAGGGACCGTGCAGACACCCAGGGACCGTGCAGAAACCCAGGGACCGTGCAGACACCCAGGGACCGTGCAGAAACCCTGGAACCGTGCAGAAACCCAGGGACCGTGCAGACACCCAGGGACCGTGCAGAAACCCTGGGACCGTGCAGAAACACAGGGACCGTGCAGACACCCAGGGACCGTGCAGAAACCCAGGGACCGTGCAGACACCCAGGGACCGTGCAGACACCCAGGGACCATGCAGAAACCCAGGGACCGTGCAGACACCCAGGGAACGTGCAGAAACCCAGGGACCGTGCAGACACCCAGGGACCGTGCCAACAACTTTCTGCTCTCTTGTCCTCTAA